A window from Aquiluna borgnonia encodes these proteins:
- a CDS encoding helix-turn-helix transcriptional regulator: MSDKWTFLSHHAHVLIALSDDPELTMDELARISGITTRSVVNVLNDLVDAGYLTKERLGRKNHYNINLEAPLRHQTSANRKVGDLIRALGQFSH, from the coding sequence ATGAGCGACAAGTGGACGTTTCTATCCCACCACGCCCACGTCTTGATTGCGCTCAGCGATGACCCAGAGCTCACGATGGACGAACTCGCAAGAATCTCTGGCATCACCACCAGATCAGTTGTGAATGTGCTCAATGACTTAGTGGATGCTGGCTACCTGACGAAGGAGCGACTGGGTCGCAAGAACCACTACAACATCAACCTCGAAGCTCCATTGCGCCATCAAACCAGCGCAAATCGCAAAGTTGGTGACCTGATCCGAGCCCTGGGTCAGTTCTCTCACTAG
- the rpsN gene encoding 30S ribosomal protein S14, with product MAKKSKIAKNEQRKVIVERYAEKRAAYKKALVDPTSTAEQREEARLGLQKLPKDASPVRVRSRDLIDGRPRGVLSKFGISRVRFRDMAHKGELPGVTKSSW from the coding sequence ATGGCTAAGAAGTCAAAGATTGCTAAGAACGAGCAGCGCAAGGTAATCGTCGAGCGCTACGCAGAGAAGCGTGCCGCCTACAAGAAGGCCCTGGTTGACCCAACTTCGACTGCCGAGCAGCGCGAAGAGGCCCGCCTGGGTCTGCAGAAGCTTCCAAAGGACGCTAGCCCAGTGCGCGTTCGCAGCCGTGACCTAATCGATGGCCGCCCACGCGGTGTGCTCTCGAAGTTCGGCATCAGCCGTGTTCGCTTCCGCGACATGGCACACAAGGGTGAACTACCAGGTGTGACCAAGTCCAGCTGGTAA
- the rpmG gene encoding 50S ribosomal protein L33 produces MAKDKDIRPIIKLKSTAGTGFTYVTKKNRRNDPDRIVLKKYDPVVRKHVEFREER; encoded by the coding sequence ATGGCCAAGGATAAGGACATCCGTCCAATCATCAAGCTGAAGTCAACCGCCGGCACTGGTTTCACCTACGTGACCAAAAAGAACCGTCGCAACGACCCAGACCGCATCGTGCTGAAGAAGTACGACCCAGTAGTGCGCAAGCACGTTGAATTCCGCGAGGAGCGCTAA
- the rpmB gene encoding 50S ribosomal protein L28, translated as MAAYCQVTQTGPQFGHKVSHAQNKTKRRFDPNIQKKTYFVASLGRKVTLNVSARGIKVIDTRGIESVIAELQARGEKI; from the coding sequence ATGGCAGCCTACTGCCAGGTCACACAGACCGGTCCGCAGTTCGGTCACAAGGTTTCGCACGCTCAGAACAAGACCAAGCGTCGTTTTGACCCGAACATTCAGAAGAAGACCTACTTCGTAGCTTCCCTCGGTCGCAAGGTGACCCTGAACGTTTCAGCACGCGGTATCAAGGTAATTGACACCCGTGGCATCGAGTCCGTAATCGCAGAGCTTCAGGCTCGCGGCGAGAAGATCTAG
- a CDS encoding Fur family transcriptional regulator — MIQKRSTWQKTAVREALEATPGFVSAQELYQQLLLQGQKIGLTTVYRALADLAQQGEADALSSADSETKYRSCTTEHHHHLICRRCGVAVEFELPGFEAAAEALAGKEGFTQVSHTIELYGICVNCGVSD, encoded by the coding sequence ATGATTCAAAAGCGTTCCACCTGGCAAAAGACGGCGGTTCGTGAGGCATTGGAAGCTACTCCGGGGTTTGTCTCAGCTCAAGAGCTCTACCAGCAGCTATTGCTTCAGGGTCAGAAGATTGGCTTGACCACGGTTTATCGAGCGCTTGCAGACCTAGCCCAGCAGGGTGAGGCCGATGCATTGAGTTCAGCGGACTCCGAGACCAAGTATCGAAGCTGCACCACCGAGCATCACCACCACCTAATTTGCAGGCGTTGCGGGGTAGCGGTGGAGTTTGAGCTTCCCGGATTTGAGGCTGCTGCCGAGGCGCTGGCGGGCAAAGAGGGCTTCACGCAGGTAAGCCACACCATTGAGCTCTATGGAATCTGTGTGAACTGTGGCGTGTCAGATTGA
- a CDS encoding metal ABC transporter permease produces the protein MNLTDVFDFSDYDRLIPLVANSLWAGALLALIGGLVGVFVMNRELSFAVHGIAELSFAGAAIALLIGFDVVFGSVFGSLLAALILAVMGDRAKDRNSIVAVLMPFGLGLGILALALYPGRAANKFGLLTGQIVAVDDPKLAAMAAIALVVTVSLMVIWRPLSFASLDPEVAAARGVSVRGLGILFMVLLGLAVAAAVQVVGALLVLAILVTPAAAALRLSSSQVWVPVLSVLFALVSMLGGILLALGSSLPISPFVTTISFVIYLTARAIAALRTRAVIA, from the coding sequence ATGAACCTCACCGATGTATTTGATTTCTCCGATTACGACCGGCTTATCCCGCTGGTGGCTAATTCGCTCTGGGCGGGAGCACTCTTGGCACTAATCGGTGGGTTGGTTGGCGTTTTTGTGATGAATCGTGAGTTGTCCTTTGCCGTTCACGGCATCGCCGAACTTTCCTTTGCCGGGGCGGCAATCGCGCTCCTGATCGGGTTTGATGTGGTGTTCGGTTCGGTTTTTGGGTCGCTTCTAGCCGCATTGATTCTGGCTGTGATGGGTGATCGAGCTAAGGACAGAAATTCCATAGTTGCGGTGTTGATGCCCTTCGGCCTTGGTTTAGGCATCCTCGCCCTCGCCCTCTATCCCGGCCGAGCAGCAAACAAATTCGGCCTGCTAACCGGGCAGATTGTTGCTGTTGATGACCCGAAACTTGCCGCCATGGCGGCGATCGCGCTGGTTGTCACAGTCAGCCTTATGGTTATTTGGCGGCCATTGAGTTTTGCCTCACTGGATCCCGAGGTTGCCGCAGCCAGAGGGGTCTCGGTTCGCGGGCTGGGCATTTTGTTTATGGTGCTGCTTGGACTTGCGGTGGCAGCTGCGGTTCAGGTGGTTGGGGCGCTACTGGTTTTGGCAATTTTGGTCACACCGGCCGCAGCGGCTCTTAGGTTGAGCAGCAGCCAGGTGTGGGTTCCGGTGCTGAGCGTGCTGTTTGCTTTGGTTTCTATGCTGGGCGGGATTCTCCTCGCCCTGGGCAGCTCGCTGCCAATCAGCCCATTTGTCACGACCATTTCCTTTGTGATTTACCTGACGGCAAGGGCTATAGCGGCGCTGCGCACCAGGGCGGTGATCGCATGA
- a CDS encoding metal ABC transporter ATP-binding protein, translating to MSLLSIRGASLAFGERIIWQNLSFEVEPGEFIAVIGANGSGKSMLLKSILGQQELSAGSITFDGSSSRRGNTKIGYVPQHRAIDAGLPLRVSDAVRFGLDGHRFGIPLPSSTARARVLSALESVDAAHLAEKPVGGLSGGEMQRVRVAQAVISKPKLILADEPLSALDLHHQQEVSQLIHEQSEKNNTAVLFVTHDVNPIIDYVDRVLYLAQGSFAIGTPDEVLRSEVLSELYGTEIDVVRNQGRVVVLGAHDHDHHEDEQWR from the coding sequence GTGAGTTTGCTGAGCATCAGGGGTGCCTCGCTCGCCTTTGGCGAGCGGATAATTTGGCAAAACCTGAGTTTTGAGGTCGAACCGGGAGAATTCATCGCGGTGATCGGAGCCAATGGCTCGGGCAAATCCATGCTCCTGAAGAGCATCCTCGGTCAGCAAGAGCTTTCGGCTGGTTCAATCACATTTGACGGCAGCTCCTCTCGGAGAGGTAACACCAAGATTGGCTACGTTCCGCAGCACCGAGCAATTGATGCGGGCTTGCCGCTGAGGGTCAGCGACGCCGTTCGCTTTGGCCTGGATGGCCATCGTTTTGGAATTCCCTTGCCTTCCAGCACTGCAAGGGCCAGGGTGCTCAGCGCCCTGGAGTCGGTTGACGCCGCTCACCTCGCGGAAAAGCCGGTGGGTGGCCTCTCGGGGGGAGAGATGCAGCGGGTCCGGGTGGCTCAAGCCGTGATATCAAAGCCCAAGCTGATTCTCGCCGATGAGCCCCTGAGCGCCCTCGACCTGCACCACCAGCAGGAAGTCAGTCAGCTGATTCACGAGCAGAGCGAAAAAAACAACACCGCCGTGTTGTTTGTGACTCACGACGTGAACCCGATCATCGACTACGTGGACCGAGTGCTCTATTTGGCGCAGGGATCATTCGCGATTGGCACCCCAGATGAGGTTTTGCGCTCCGAGGTCCTCTCGGAGCTTTACGGAACCGAGATTGATGTGGTTAGGAATCAGGGCAGGGTTGTCGTTCTGGGTGCTCACGATCACGATCACCACGAAGACGAGCAGTGGCGCTGA
- a CDS encoding metal ABC transporter solute-binding protein, Zn/Mn family: MKKWLLGGIAALVVGLLAAFVVGPILFGPKPTESASPNSSPSVTREGATGVVKVLATTSVWGDIAKQLGGDWVEVTVIISDPLQDPHSYEASARDQLAVNDAELIVINGGGYDEFIKALINASDEVKFVQPAYSELSTGEEPSQHAHEHENEHVWYDFEAVAEFSEGFVSAIGELRPEAFDDLNQNYDFFMSELDNLTIRSEALRDHALDQGVIATEGVGNLLLEHSGFRNLTPEALADAIEEESEVPPAALAETRSLIENGLVSLLVTNLQVSDQVSEQLTELAEKNGIPVVQLSELIPSPDMDYLDWMNQVLDQLQEAVY, from the coding sequence ATGAAGAAATGGTTATTGGGCGGCATAGCGGCCTTAGTGGTTGGTCTCTTGGCTGCTTTTGTGGTTGGTCCGATCCTTTTTGGTCCAAAACCAACTGAATCTGCCTCCCCAAACTCTTCCCCCTCGGTCACCCGTGAGGGCGCCACCGGCGTCGTGAAGGTTCTCGCGACCACCAGCGTCTGGGGCGATATCGCCAAGCAACTGGGCGGAGACTGGGTCGAGGTCACTGTCATTATCAGTGATCCACTGCAGGACCCACATTCCTATGAGGCCAGTGCCAGAGACCAGTTGGCAGTCAATGACGCAGAGTTGATTGTGATCAACGGTGGCGGGTACGACGAATTTATCAAGGCTCTCATCAATGCCTCAGACGAGGTGAAGTTTGTCCAACCGGCTTACTCGGAGCTCAGCACGGGAGAGGAGCCCTCCCAGCACGCTCACGAGCATGAAAACGAACACGTTTGGTATGACTTTGAGGCCGTTGCTGAGTTCTCCGAGGGCTTTGTCTCCGCGATTGGGGAGCTTAGGCCAGAAGCCTTTGATGACCTGAATCAAAACTACGACTTCTTCATGTCGGAGCTGGACAACCTAACGATTCGCAGTGAGGCACTTCGCGACCATGCCTTGGACCAGGGCGTTATTGCGACCGAGGGGGTCGGAAACCTACTGCTTGAGCACTCTGGGTTTAGAAACCTAACCCCAGAGGCTCTAGCTGACGCCATTGAGGAGGAGAGCGAAGTTCCACCTGCGGCGCTCGCCGAGACCCGCTCCCTGATCGAAAACGGATTGGTTTCACTGCTGGTTACGAACCTGCAGGTCAGCGATCAGGTTTCTGAGCAGCTGACTGAGCTCGCCGAGAAAAACGGTATCCCAGTGGTTCAACTGAGTGAGCTGATTCCCTCGCCAGACATGGACTACCTGGACTGGATGAACCAGGTCTTGGACCAGCTTCAAGAGGCTGTCTACTAG
- a CDS encoding dihydrolipoamide acetyltransferase family protein: MTIAKFPLPDVGEGLTEAEIVSWKVAPGDQVSVNQTICEIETAKSIVELPCPFAGEVTELLFAEGDTVEVGNPIIAVRVAGASPIPTLSEPDAPAGPVVQEPDTGAEYKLPTLVGYGDAGDAKSRRKRAIASVAPVTTAIPVSMVRAIASSENIMAKPPIRKLAKELGVDLGMVAGTGVHGEITRDDVIGSASQASVFKNLTTPDVPSEREERIPVKGVRKAIASAMVKSAFTAPHVSIFVDVDATRTMEYVKRLKNSVDFAGIKVTPLLIMAKAMIWAVRRNRMVNSTWTDEEIIVHNFVNLGIAAATPRGLIVPNIKDADAMSMIELAQAIEQLAATAREGKTTPEDMRDGTITITNIGVFGVDTGTPILNPGEVGIVALGSIRKKPWVVDDEIVVRQITTIGATFDHRVVDGDVASRFVQDVASVIEEPALLLD, encoded by the coding sequence TTGACTATCGCGAAGTTTCCCCTGCCAGATGTCGGCGAGGGTCTAACCGAGGCTGAGATTGTCTCCTGGAAGGTCGCCCCCGGGGACCAGGTCAGCGTGAACCAAACCATCTGCGAAATTGAGACCGCAAAGTCAATCGTTGAGTTGCCATGCCCGTTCGCCGGTGAAGTTACTGAACTGCTGTTTGCCGAGGGTGACACGGTTGAGGTTGGCAACCCAATCATTGCAGTCCGGGTTGCCGGTGCCAGCCCGATTCCCACCCTCAGTGAGCCGGATGCTCCTGCTGGTCCAGTGGTCCAAGAGCCCGACACCGGTGCCGAATACAAACTTCCAACCCTGGTTGGCTACGGTGATGCCGGGGACGCCAAGTCTCGCCGAAAGCGCGCCATTGCATCGGTCGCCCCGGTGACCACAGCTATCCCGGTCTCCATGGTCAGGGCTATCGCCTCGAGTGAAAACATCATGGCCAAACCCCCGATTCGAAAATTGGCCAAAGAACTCGGGGTTGACCTCGGGATGGTCGCGGGAACCGGTGTTCACGGGGAAATTACTCGTGATGACGTAATCGGCTCAGCCTCACAGGCATCGGTCTTCAAAAACCTCACCACACCAGATGTCCCATCTGAGCGTGAAGAGCGAATTCCAGTCAAGGGAGTGCGTAAGGCGATTGCCAGCGCAATGGTCAAAAGCGCATTCACTGCCCCTCACGTCAGCATTTTTGTAGATGTTGATGCAACCAGAACCATGGAATACGTCAAACGATTGAAGAACTCGGTTGACTTTGCAGGCATCAAGGTCACTCCGCTTCTGATCATGGCCAAGGCCATGATCTGGGCGGTTCGGCGCAACCGAATGGTTAATTCAACCTGGACCGACGAGGAAATCATCGTCCACAACTTTGTGAACCTCGGAATTGCCGCCGCTACCCCCAGGGGATTGATTGTTCCAAACATCAAGGATGCGGATGCAATGAGCATGATTGAGCTGGCTCAAGCGATTGAGCAGCTTGCAGCCACCGCTCGAGAGGGAAAGACAACCCCCGAGGATATGCGCGATGGAACCATCACCATCACCAACATCGGTGTGTTCGGAGTTGACACCGGAACTCCGATTTTGAACCCAGGTGAAGTTGGCATAGTTGCGCTCGGCTCGATTCGGAAGAAGCCCTGGGTGGTCGACGATGAGATTGTTGTGCGCCAGATCACGACCATTGGGGCCACTTTTGACCACCGAGTAGTTGATGGCGATGTGGCATCAAGGTTTGTGCAGGATGTGGCTAGCGTCATCGAGGAGCCGGCACTGCTGCTTGACTAA
- a CDS encoding alpha-ketoacid dehydrogenase subunit beta, protein MSSYKDLAIAKALNAGLQKAMQEDPKVLVFGEDVAQLGGVFRVTEGLHTEFGDQRVFNSPIAESGIVGTAIGLAMRGYRPVAEIQFDGFVYPAFNQITSQLAKLTYRSEGFLQMPVVIRIPFGGGIGAVEHHSESPEAYFAHTAGLRIVSPSNPNDAYWMIQQAIKSPDPVIVFEPKRRYWQKGPVNLDTPAMPLHSARLMREGTQVTLLAYGPMVTTALQAAEIGAEEGVSIEVIDLRSLSPIDYPTLFASANKTGRVVIVHEAPTNVSLSSEISARIAEHCFYSLEAPVIRVGGFDTPYPAAKLEEAYLPDADRILEAVDRSLAY, encoded by the coding sequence ATGAGTAGCTACAAGGACCTTGCCATCGCTAAGGCCTTGAACGCAGGGTTGCAAAAGGCAATGCAGGAAGATCCCAAGGTTTTGGTTTTCGGTGAGGATGTTGCCCAGCTGGGCGGAGTGTTCCGAGTTACCGAGGGACTGCACACAGAATTTGGCGACCAACGAGTCTTCAACTCACCGATTGCAGAATCCGGGATCGTTGGAACCGCCATTGGTCTTGCGATGCGCGGGTACCGCCCGGTGGCAGAGATTCAGTTCGATGGCTTTGTTTACCCGGCCTTCAACCAGATCACCAGCCAGCTGGCTAAGCTGACCTACCGCTCCGAGGGATTCCTTCAGATGCCGGTGGTGATTCGAATTCCATTCGGTGGCGGTATCGGCGCGGTTGAGCACCACTCAGAGAGCCCTGAAGCTTACTTCGCTCACACCGCAGGCCTCAGGATCGTCTCGCCCTCAAACCCAAACGATGCCTACTGGATGATTCAGCAGGCAATCAAGAGCCCGGATCCAGTAATCGTCTTTGAACCCAAGCGCCGCTACTGGCAGAAGGGTCCGGTCAACCTGGACACCCCGGCAATGCCGCTGCACTCCGCCCGACTAATGCGCGAGGGCACCCAGGTGACGCTCTTGGCCTACGGCCCCATGGTCACCACAGCCCTTCAGGCAGCTGAAATTGGGGCCGAAGAGGGCGTGAGCATTGAGGTGATTGACCTCAGATCGTTGTCCCCGATTGATTACCCAACCTTGTTTGCCTCAGCGAATAAGACCGGACGCGTGGTGATTGTCCACGAGGCACCAACCAACGTCAGCCTCTCGAGTGAAATCTCAGCCAGAATCGCTGAGCACTGCTTCTACTCGCTTGAAGCACCGGTGATTCGCGTGGGAGGATTTGACACACCTTACCCAGCTGCCAAGCTGGAGGAGGCCTACCTGCCGGATGCCGACCGCATTCTCGAGGCAGTCGATCGCTCACTGGCTTACTAG
- a CDS encoding thiamine pyrophosphate-dependent dehydrogenase E1 component subunit alpha, with product MLQLLAPDGTYGVPKEYAQYGAIIDSLGEDQLKTFYRDMARIRRFDIEAIALQRQGQLGLWVPAIGQEGAQIGSGYAVGPNDHIFPSYREHGVAITHGVELMSILKMMRGVNHGGWNPEETRYHLYSIVLGAQVLHAVGYAMGVKFDGLVGTGDKDKDLAVISYFGDGATAEGDVSESLLFAAINDAPIVFFIQNNQWAISSPVSKQTRVPLYLRGSGFGVQGMRVDGNDVLACYAATKLHMDQARAGQGPYLIEALTYRVGAHTTSDDPSKYREDAEVEYWKARDPIERFEKFLRRQGVQDSFFEEVKLAGDELAAEIRAQTFALGIPPLENIFDHVYTDTHPDIENQKAWLKAYEEAMGQHE from the coding sequence ATGCTTCAGTTGCTCGCGCCGGATGGGACCTACGGTGTCCCCAAGGAGTATGCCCAGTACGGCGCCATCATCGATTCGCTGGGTGAAGATCAGCTCAAAACCTTTTACCGAGACATGGCACGCATTCGTCGCTTTGACATTGAGGCCATCGCACTGCAGCGCCAGGGGCAACTAGGGCTCTGGGTTCCAGCCATCGGCCAAGAGGGCGCTCAGATTGGTTCGGGTTATGCCGTTGGTCCAAATGACCACATCTTTCCCTCCTATCGCGAGCACGGGGTGGCAATCACTCACGGCGTTGAGCTGATGTCGATTTTGAAGATGATGCGCGGGGTGAACCACGGCGGTTGGAACCCCGAGGAGACCCGATATCACCTCTACTCAATCGTGCTGGGAGCCCAGGTGCTGCACGCGGTTGGCTATGCGATGGGCGTTAAGTTTGACGGTTTGGTGGGAACCGGGGATAAAGATAAGGACCTGGCCGTCATCTCATACTTTGGTGATGGTGCTACCGCCGAGGGTGACGTCTCGGAGTCCCTACTCTTTGCGGCCATCAATGACGCCCCAATCGTATTTTTCATTCAGAACAATCAGTGGGCGATCTCTTCACCGGTATCGAAGCAGACCAGGGTCCCGCTTTACCTGCGCGGCTCCGGGTTCGGAGTTCAGGGCATGCGGGTCGACGGCAACGATGTTTTGGCCTGCTACGCGGCAACCAAATTGCACATGGATCAAGCCAGGGCTGGGCAGGGACCCTATCTGATTGAGGCTTTGACCTACCGCGTTGGCGCCCACACCACAAGCGATGATCCGAGCAAATACCGTGAAGATGCGGAAGTTGAGTACTGGAAAGCCCGTGATCCGATTGAGCGCTTCGAGAAGTTCCTGCGCCGTCAGGGGGTTCAGGACTCATTCTTCGAAGAGGTGAAACTGGCGGGTGATGAATTAGCCGCTGAGATTCGCGCGCAGACATTTGCCCTGGGCATTCCGCCACTTGAAAACATCTTCGACCACGTCTACACCGACACTCACCCGGACATCGAAAACCAGAAGGCCTGGCTCAAGGCCTATGAGGAAGCGATGGGTCAGCATGAGTAG
- a CDS encoding phage holin family protein: MLRFLVSTIVNAVGLWVATLVIPQVSLTPYGGNGLWETIGSFLVIGAIFGLVNAIIAPVIKVLAFPLYIITFGLIAFVINGALLLMVAWLSSLLGANVFSIEGFTQEGLSIASLGWAILAAIVMSIASFLTRSVLRILRIK, from the coding sequence ATGTTGCGTTTTCTAGTGAGCACAATCGTTAATGCCGTTGGTCTTTGGGTGGCGACCCTGGTCATCCCTCAGGTTTCCCTCACCCCCTACGGCGGTAATGGCCTTTGGGAAACCATCGGATCTTTCCTGGTGATTGGTGCCATCTTCGGTCTGGTGAATGCCATCATCGCCCCGGTTATCAAGGTCTTGGCTTTTCCGCTCTACATCATCACCTTTGGGCTGATTGCCTTTGTTATCAATGGAGCTCTACTGCTGATGGTTGCCTGGCTCTCAAGCCTGCTGGGTGCAAATGTCTTTAGCATCGAGGGCTTCACCCAGGAAGGTTTGAGCATCGCATCCCTTGGCTGGGCAATCCTGGCCGCCATCGTGATGTCAATTGCCAGCTTCCTAACCCGCAGTGTGCTGAGAATCCTGAGAATTAAGTAG
- the purB gene encoding adenylosuccinate lyase, with translation MSNLSAQPLSPLDGRYRAQVKDLGNYLSEAGLNRARIQVEIEWLIWLADKDLLNTSSKVSDEEKTALRSLATNFSDQDVEELAKIEATTRHDVKAVEYFIRTALERLGRNDLSELVHFACTSEDINNLSYALTVSEAVSSVWLPRARDLSNKLSRIAGELKDVPMLSRTHGQPATPTTMGKEIAVFAHRINRQLSRIENQKYLGKFSGATGTFAAHIAAAPEVDWANESKSFVEHLGLEWNPLTTQIESHDWQAELYQAISHANRILHNLATDIWTYISLNYFKQIPVAGATGSSTMPHKVNPIRFENAEANLELSCAILDSLSQTLVTSRLQRDLTDSSAQRNIGVGFGHSLLALDNLIRGLDELAINEAVMLGDLMENWEVLGEAIQTAIRADVARGLSQISDPYALLKELTRGKRISEEDLLVFIKGLDIPDATKERLMALKPDRYTGIASKLTQFLS, from the coding sequence GTGAGCAATCTTTCTGCACAGCCCCTAAGCCCCCTTGACGGTCGCTACCGCGCTCAGGTGAAAGACCTAGGCAACTACCTTTCCGAGGCCGGTCTGAACCGAGCCAGGATTCAAGTGGAAATCGAGTGGTTGATCTGGCTCGCAGATAAAGACCTGCTGAACACCTCAAGCAAGGTGTCTGACGAAGAAAAAACTGCACTGCGGTCTCTGGCAACAAACTTCTCAGACCAGGATGTTGAGGAGCTTGCCAAAATCGAAGCCACCACCAGGCACGACGTCAAAGCAGTTGAATACTTCATCAGGACTGCGCTTGAGCGTCTGGGCAGAAATGACCTCAGCGAGCTGGTCCACTTTGCCTGCACCTCCGAAGACATCAACAACCTCTCTTACGCACTGACCGTAAGCGAGGCGGTCTCTAGCGTTTGGTTGCCCAGGGCCCGAGACCTTTCCAACAAGTTGAGCAGGATTGCCGGAGAGCTCAAAGATGTCCCGATGCTTTCCAGGACTCACGGCCAACCCGCCACCCCGACCACCATGGGCAAGGAAATTGCAGTTTTCGCCCACCGAATCAATCGACAGCTGTCCAGAATCGAAAATCAGAAATACCTGGGCAAGTTCTCCGGAGCAACCGGGACCTTCGCCGCTCACATCGCGGCAGCCCCCGAGGTGGATTGGGCTAACGAATCCAAGAGCTTTGTTGAGCACCTTGGCCTTGAGTGGAATCCGCTCACCACACAAATTGAGTCCCACGACTGGCAGGCCGAGCTCTACCAGGCCATTTCCCACGCCAACCGTATACTTCACAACCTTGCGACGGACATCTGGACCTACATCTCGCTGAACTACTTCAAGCAGATTCCAGTTGCCGGGGCAACCGGTTCATCAACCATGCCCCACAAGGTGAACCCGATTCGCTTCGAGAACGCCGAAGCAAACCTGGAACTATCCTGCGCCATCCTGGATTCGCTCTCCCAAACCCTTGTCACCTCAAGGCTGCAGCGCGATTTGACCGACTCCAGTGCTCAGCGCAACATTGGGGTTGGTTTTGGACACTCGCTCCTGGCGCTAGACAACCTGATTCGCGGGCTGGACGAGCTAGCTATCAACGAGGCGGTAATGCTGGGCGACCTCATGGAAAACTGGGAGGTGCTCGGTGAAGCCATTCAGACGGCTATACGGGCCGACGTGGCTCGCGGGCTATCCCAAATCTCCGATCCTTATGCCCTTTTGAAGGAGCTCACTCGGGGCAAGCGGATCTCTGAAGAGGACCTTCTGGTGTTCATCAAAGGCCTGGACATACCCGATGCCACCAAGGAGCGCTTGATGGCACTTAAGCCAGATCGCTACACCGGCATTGCATCCAAGTTGACGCAATTCCTCAGCTAG